One Thiocapsa bogorovii DNA segment encodes these proteins:
- the soeB gene encoding sulfite dehydrogenase subunit SoeB → MTQLALVIDLNVCVGCHACVTSCKEWNTSGWAGPMVDQNPYDGSPTGTFFNRVQTFEVGVFPNTETVHFPKSCLHCEEPPCVPVCPTGASHKRADNGIVLVDYDKCIGCKYCAWACPYGARELDEQQKVMKKCTLCIDRITDATLSDRDRQPACVLACPTSARLYGDVHDPDSEVSVAIRERGGYQLMPEWGTKPANHYLPRQKNRMYISPDELTRVDNPLRKEDLTTYTGEETLDDVAW, encoded by the coding sequence ATGACTCAACTCGCCCTGGTCATCGACCTGAACGTGTGCGTCGGTTGCCATGCCTGCGTGACGTCCTGCAAGGAGTGGAACACCTCCGGTTGGGCAGGCCCGATGGTGGACCAGAACCCCTATGACGGCAGTCCGACGGGAACCTTCTTCAATCGGGTGCAGACCTTCGAGGTCGGTGTCTTCCCGAATACCGAGACGGTCCATTTTCCGAAGAGCTGCCTGCACTGTGAGGAGCCGCCTTGCGTCCCGGTCTGCCCGACAGGCGCCTCGCACAAACGGGCCGACAACGGCATCGTGCTGGTCGATTACGACAAGTGCATCGGCTGCAAATATTGTGCGTGGGCATGCCCCTACGGTGCGCGCGAGCTCGACGAGCAGCAGAAGGTCATGAAGAAATGTACCCTCTGTATCGATCGCATCACGGACGCGACCCTCTCCGATCGCGACCGTCAGCCGGCGTGTGTGTTGGCCTGCCCGACCAGTGCACGGCTCTACGGCGATGTCCATGATCCCGACTCCGAGGTCTCGGTGGCGATTCGCGAGCGGGGTGGTTACCAGTTGATGCCGGAGTGGGGCACGAAGCCCGCCAATCACTATCTGCCGCGTCAGAAGAATCGGATGTACATCAGTCCGGACGAGCTGACGCGCGTCGATAACCCGTTGCGCAAAGAGGATCTCACTACCTATACGGGTGAGGAGACCTTGGACGACGTGGCCTGGTAG
- the corA gene encoding magnesium/cobalt transporter CorA, which produces MARKKLLRKRPHRKIGAPPGTLVHMGEPSQEPITFDVVTYDAEHFSEVTFGIREVERCCGFDKGRAVSWININGIHAVGHIETIGACFGLHPLVLEDILNSDHRPKLEDYGDYLFLVLKIPFYDKEGGFRVEQVSLILGPRFVLSFQETSDPIFAGVRERLRSGKVRGRAMGTDYLAYALIDVVVDRYFTTLESIGDDIEDLEQALFVTPGSDTLESIHHFKREMIQLRKSVWPLREVISGLQRGDSKLVGETTRVFLRDVYDHTVQVVETVETFRDIISVMLDLYLSGISYRTNEVVKVLTVMATIFIPLTFLAGLYGMNFEYMPELKWHWGYFALLGLMLILAVGMLVFFRIKRWF; this is translated from the coding sequence ATGGCCCGCAAGAAGCTGCTCAGAAAGCGTCCGCATCGCAAGATCGGGGCACCACCCGGAACCCTGGTGCATATGGGAGAGCCGAGCCAAGAGCCCATCACGTTCGATGTCGTCACCTATGATGCAGAGCACTTTTCGGAGGTCACGTTCGGCATCCGCGAGGTCGAGCGCTGTTGCGGATTCGATAAGGGGCGGGCCGTCTCCTGGATCAACATCAACGGAATCCATGCCGTCGGACACATCGAGACGATCGGGGCATGCTTCGGCCTTCATCCGTTGGTTCTCGAAGATATCCTCAACAGCGACCATCGGCCGAAATTGGAGGACTACGGCGACTACCTGTTTCTGGTGCTGAAGATTCCCTTCTACGACAAGGAGGGCGGATTCCGGGTCGAGCAGGTGAGTCTGATTCTGGGACCGAGATTCGTGCTCTCGTTCCAAGAGACGAGCGACCCGATCTTCGCCGGCGTTCGCGAGCGATTGAGGAGCGGCAAGGTTCGTGGCCGTGCGATGGGGACGGATTATCTGGCCTATGCGCTGATCGATGTCGTGGTCGACCGCTACTTCACCACACTGGAGAGTATCGGCGACGACATCGAAGATCTCGAGCAAGCGCTGTTCGTCACCCCGGGCTCCGACACTCTGGAGTCGATCCATCACTTCAAGCGCGAGATGATTCAGCTCCGCAAGTCGGTCTGGCCGTTGCGCGAGGTGATCAGCGGCCTGCAGCGCGGGGATTCGAAACTGGTCGGTGAGACCACGAGGGTTTTCCTGCGGGATGTCTACGACCACACCGTCCAAGTGGTCGAAACGGTCGAGACCTTTCGCGACATCATCTCGGTGATGCTCGATCTCTATCTGTCAGGCATCAGCTATCGCACGAACGAGGTGGTGAAGGTCTTGACCGTCATGGCGACCATCTTCATTCCGCTGACCTTCCTGGCCGGTCTCTACGGCATGAACTTCGAGTACATGCCGGAGCTCAAGTGGCACTGGGGGTATTTCGCGCTCTTGGGTCTGATGCTGATCCTGGCCGTGGGCATGCTGGTGTTTTTCCGGATCAAACGCTGGTTCTAA
- the soeA gene encoding sulfite dehydrogenase subunit SoeA, translated as MQDPIAHSDSTVGRVEVKETTCYMCACRCGIRVHMRDGEVRYIDGNPNHPLNKGVICAKGSSGIMKQYSPGRITKPLRRKAGAERGTSAFETISWDEAFEMLEERLGRLRSEDPKKFALFTGRDQMQALTGLFAKQFGTPNYAAHGGFCSVNMAAGMIYTIGGSFWEFGGPDLDRAKLFVMIGTAEDHHSNPLKIAISEFKRRGGRFISINPIRTGYSAIADEWVPIKPGTDGALLMAISHEILKQGLFDRDFLVRYTNSAELVIDDPARDDHGLFYRAEMHVEEGCFDPENKLWWDRNIDGPISTHTPGADPRLMGSYKLDMDEGIPVKPAFQLLKERLESCTPEWAAEITGIPAETIRRLAHEMGVTARDQKIELPIPWTDCWDNEHQSVTGNPVAFHAMRGMAAHSNGFQTIRALGVLMTLLGTIDRPGGFRHKAPFPRPIPPCAKPPHGPEAVQPNTPLDGMPLGWPAKPEDLFVDADGGPVRIDKAFSWEYPLSVHGLMHNVITNAWRGDPYPIDTLFLFMANMAWNSSMNTGETRKMLVDKDVEGKYKIPFIVVCDTFSSETVAFADLVLPDTSYLERHDALSMLDRPISEFDGPVDAVRIPVLPPKGECKPFQDVLIELGSRLKLPAFVTAEGERKFRDYPDFIVNYETSPGSGIGFLAGWRGKDGDQVLKGEPNPKQWEMYAKNGCVFHHELPPSYQYMRNWNKGYLHWARAHGMVRYAEPITIHLYSEVLQKFRLAAQGKWPGRQPPDRLRERVETYFDPLPFFHRPLEDQLVDTVRYPLNALTQRPMAMYHSWDSQNAWLRQIHSHNYLFVNPLVGRKHGFTDGDWIWVESTLSKVRCMCRFSEAVEPGTVWTWNAIGKANGAWGLGSNADESRKGFLLNHLIAEELPPSEAGEHLSNSDPVTGQAAWFDVRVRVYKAGPDEPRVSSPQFDAMPRLPGQEKQRGKWQAYMAGVFGKK; from the coding sequence ATGCAGGATCCCATTGCTCACTCCGACAGCACGGTCGGGCGAGTCGAGGTCAAGGAAACCACCTGCTACATGTGTGCATGTCGATGCGGCATTCGGGTCCACATGCGCGACGGCGAGGTCCGGTATATCGACGGCAATCCCAATCATCCCCTGAACAAAGGGGTGATCTGCGCCAAGGGCAGCTCCGGGATCATGAAGCAGTACTCGCCGGGGCGTATCACCAAGCCGCTGCGCCGGAAGGCAGGGGCGGAGCGGGGCACCTCCGCGTTCGAGACGATCTCTTGGGACGAAGCCTTCGAGATGCTCGAGGAGCGCCTCGGTCGCCTGCGTTCGGAAGATCCTAAGAAGTTCGCCCTCTTCACCGGTCGCGATCAGATGCAGGCCCTCACCGGCCTCTTCGCCAAGCAGTTCGGCACACCGAACTATGCCGCACACGGCGGATTCTGCTCGGTCAATATGGCCGCGGGCATGATCTATACCATCGGCGGCTCCTTCTGGGAGTTCGGCGGTCCCGACCTGGATCGCGCCAAGCTCTTCGTGATGATCGGTACGGCCGAGGATCACCATTCCAACCCGCTGAAGATTGCCATCTCCGAGTTCAAACGTCGCGGCGGTCGTTTCATCTCGATCAACCCGATTCGCACAGGCTACTCGGCCATCGCAGACGAGTGGGTGCCGATCAAGCCCGGCACCGACGGCGCGCTGCTGATGGCCATCTCGCATGAGATCCTCAAGCAGGGTTTGTTCGATCGCGATTTTCTGGTGCGCTACACGAACTCGGCCGAGCTGGTCATCGACGATCCGGCGCGCGACGATCACGGTCTCTTTTATCGTGCCGAGATGCATGTGGAAGAAGGCTGCTTCGATCCGGAGAACAAGCTCTGGTGGGACCGCAACATCGACGGCCCCATCAGCACCCACACCCCGGGTGCCGACCCGCGCCTGATGGGGAGCTACAAGCTCGACATGGACGAGGGGATCCCGGTCAAACCGGCCTTCCAACTCCTCAAGGAGCGACTGGAATCCTGTACGCCCGAGTGGGCTGCCGAGATCACCGGTATTCCGGCCGAGACCATCCGGCGCCTTGCGCACGAGATGGGCGTCACGGCGCGCGATCAGAAGATCGAGCTGCCGATCCCTTGGACGGATTGCTGGGACAACGAGCATCAGTCCGTGACCGGCAATCCGGTGGCCTTTCACGCCATGCGCGGCATGGCCGCCCACTCGAACGGTTTCCAGACCATCCGCGCGCTCGGCGTGCTCATGACCCTGCTCGGCACCATCGACAGGCCCGGCGGTTTCCGTCATAAGGCGCCTTTTCCGCGCCCGATTCCGCCCTGTGCCAAGCCGCCGCACGGGCCCGAGGCCGTCCAGCCCAACACGCCGCTCGACGGCATGCCGCTCGGTTGGCCCGCCAAGCCCGAGGATCTGTTCGTCGACGCCGACGGGGGGCCGGTGCGTATCGACAAGGCCTTCTCCTGGGAGTATCCGCTCTCGGTCCACGGCCTGATGCACAACGTCATCACCAACGCCTGGCGCGGCGACCCCTATCCGATCGACACCCTGTTCCTCTTCATGGCCAACATGGCGTGGAACTCCTCCATGAACACCGGCGAGACGCGCAAGATGCTGGTGGACAAGGATGTCGAGGGGAAATACAAGATCCCCTTCATTGTCGTTTGCGATACCTTCTCCTCCGAGACCGTCGCCTTCGCCGATCTGGTGCTGCCCGATACCAGCTATCTGGAGCGGCACGATGCCCTCTCGATGCTCGATCGCCCGATCTCCGAGTTCGACGGCCCGGTGGATGCCGTGCGCATCCCGGTGCTTCCGCCGAAAGGCGAGTGCAAGCCCTTCCAGGATGTGCTGATCGAGCTGGGATCGCGCCTGAAGCTCCCGGCCTTCGTCACCGCCGAGGGCGAGCGCAAGTTCCGCGACTATCCCGATTTCATCGTCAACTACGAGACCTCACCCGGCTCGGGCATCGGCTTCCTGGCCGGCTGGCGCGGCAAGGACGGCGATCAAGTGCTCAAGGGCGAGCCCAACCCGAAGCAGTGGGAGATGTATGCCAAGAACGGCTGCGTCTTCCATCATGAGCTGCCGCCCAGCTACCAGTACATGCGCAATTGGAACAAGGGCTATCTGCACTGGGCGCGTGCCCATGGCATGGTTCGCTATGCCGAGCCCATCACCATCCATCTCTATTCCGAGGTCCTGCAAAAGTTCCGACTGGCCGCGCAGGGCAAGTGGCCCGGACGCCAACCGCCGGACCGATTGCGCGAGCGCGTCGAGACCTATTTCGACCCCTTGCCTTTCTTCCATCGCCCCTTGGAAGATCAATTGGTGGATACCGTACGCTATCCGTTGAACGCTTTGACCCAGCGTCCGATGGCCATGTATCACAGCTGGGACAGTCAAAACGCCTGGCTGCGTCAGATCCACAGCCACAACTATCTCTTCGTCAATCCGCTCGTCGGCAGGAAGCACGGTTTCACCGACGGTGACTGGATCTGGGTCGAGTCCACGCTGAGCAAGGTGCGCTGCATGTGTCGCTTCTCCGAGGCGGTCGAGCCCGGCACGGTCTGGACCTGGAACGCGATCGGCAAGGCCAACGGTGCCTGGGGTTTGGGGAGCAACGCGGACGAATCGCGCAAGGGGTTCCTGCTGAACCACCTGATCGCCGAGGAGTTGCCGCCCAGCGAGGCAGGAGAGCATCTCTCCAACTCGGATCCGGTGACGGGCCAGGCCGCTTGGTTCGATGTTCGGGTGCGGGTCTACAAGGCCGGTCCGGACGAGCCGCGAGTATCCTCGCCCCAGTTCGATGCCATGCCGCGACTGCCCGGGCAGGAGAAGCAGCGAGGCAAGTGGCAGGCCTACATGGCCGGCGTGTTCGGGAAGAAGTAG
- the soeC gene encoding sulfite dehydrogenase subunit SoeC, with amino-acid sequence MHPAFSVIFLTTLLGAGQGLFLAMFTGQLYAIARFLPVQEDQFYALGSLIALLLLVIGLGASFFHLGRPERAWRSAAMWRTSWLSREVIILPVLMALVFAYSVAHLMHWTTPWFSIAEVLGVDATLLLGLLGTIASFALFVSTAMIYASVKFLEEWHSAFTVFNFTFLGLASGFTLAAAYSAYIGNPLVSFFGTWAVVLTLAALLSRGAHLMRNARLKHKSTVQTAIGVRHTAVVQKAQGAMGGSFNTREFFHGRSPETVRLVRNTFLVLVFPIPILLIVAAYLIESTTLPVLAFVIQYLGLIAERWYFFAEAKHPQNLYYQSIS; translated from the coding sequence ATGCACCCCGCATTTTCCGTCATCTTTCTGACCACGCTGCTCGGTGCAGGTCAGGGCCTGTTTCTGGCCATGTTTACCGGTCAACTCTATGCGATCGCCCGGTTTCTGCCGGTGCAGGAAGACCAGTTCTATGCGCTCGGAAGCCTGATTGCACTCCTCTTGCTCGTGATCGGCCTCGGCGCCTCCTTCTTTCACCTCGGCCGTCCCGAGCGGGCTTGGCGGTCGGCCGCAATGTGGCGAACCTCGTGGTTGTCGCGCGAGGTCATCATCCTTCCGGTCCTGATGGCCCTGGTGTTTGCCTACAGCGTGGCGCATCTCATGCACTGGACGACGCCTTGGTTCAGCATCGCCGAGGTGCTCGGCGTCGATGCGACCCTGCTCTTGGGTCTACTCGGGACGATCGCCTCTTTCGCGCTCTTCGTCTCCACCGCCATGATCTATGCGAGCGTCAAGTTTCTCGAGGAATGGCACTCGGCCTTCACCGTCTTCAATTTCACCTTCTTGGGCCTGGCCTCCGGCTTCACGTTGGCCGCCGCCTACTCGGCCTACATCGGCAATCCCTTAGTGTCCTTCTTCGGCACCTGGGCCGTGGTGCTGACCTTGGCGGCACTGCTCTCGCGCGGTGCCCATCTCATGCGCAACGCCCGGCTCAAGCACAAGAGCACGGTTCAGACCGCCATCGGTGTGCGCCACACCGCCGTGGTCCAGAAGGCGCAGGGCGCGATGGGCGGCAGCTTCAACACACGAGAGTTCTTCCACGGGCGCAGTCCCGAGACCGTTCGACTCGTGCGCAACACCTTCCTCGTCCTGGTCTTCCCGATTCCGATCCTCTTGATCGTCGCCGCCTACTTGATCGAATCGACGACCCTCCCCGTCCTCGCCTTCGTGATCCAGTACCTCGGTCTCATCGCCGAGCGCTGGTACTTCTTCGCCGAGGCCAAGCATCCGCAGAACCTCTACTACCAGAGCATCTCCTGA
- a CDS encoding OmpP1/FadL family transporter, whose product MPITDPCLRRRFPPAVLLFAAAHLTNLPSSALAGGIYVPMKGATATGSANVGLASAARDGSTLFYNPAGMTRLGDTFVEIGVDAINADIAVDNRGSLAGTPGSAGQEVLYAGSRGHGDGWIPVPNLFLGTPLMDGRIWIGLAVTSPFGLELDYGPEWFGRYDSYNNSIKTLDIAPTLAYRINDAWSIGGGIDIQYADAQLISALPDPFNPGGPTPGSDGRSKLTGDGWGTGFNIGLLYQPSEQTRVGLHYRSGMDHTLKGSAEVSGLRGPLAAANGRSDTRTGLDLPDILTLSVTQAVTSRLTLMGEVQWFGWDAFDEIRVRFASGSPDLVRPQGFENTYTVGLAAEYALDPRWTLRGGIQYDESPTTNALRNTSIPDSDLLWFGVGASYSVSKQLRLDVGYAYGRFARADIDLTLPFYAGTPLESSVEVRGETDSHVDVLSLSVSYVFGG is encoded by the coding sequence ATGCCCATCACCGATCCTTGTCTTCGACGCCGGTTCCCCCCGGCTGTATTGCTTTTCGCCGCGGCACACCTGACAAACCTGCCCTCGAGCGCACTGGCCGGCGGGATCTATGTCCCGATGAAGGGCGCCACTGCGACCGGTTCGGCGAATGTCGGCCTCGCCTCGGCGGCTCGCGACGGCAGCACCCTTTTTTACAACCCGGCGGGTATGACCCGACTCGGGGACACCTTCGTCGAGATCGGCGTGGATGCGATCAATGCCGACATCGCCGTCGACAATCGCGGCTCGCTGGCCGGCACGCCCGGCAGCGCAGGACAAGAGGTTCTCTACGCCGGAAGTCGGGGCCACGGGGACGGCTGGATTCCCGTCCCCAATCTCTTTCTCGGTACGCCGCTCATGGACGGCAGGATCTGGATCGGACTTGCCGTTACCTCCCCGTTCGGGCTCGAGCTGGACTACGGCCCGGAATGGTTCGGCCGATACGATTCCTACAACAACAGCATCAAGACCCTCGACATCGCCCCGACGCTCGCCTATCGGATCAACGACGCCTGGTCGATCGGTGGCGGCATCGACATTCAGTATGCGGATGCGCAGTTGATCAGTGCACTGCCGGATCCGTTCAACCCCGGCGGGCCGACCCCCGGCTCGGACGGTCGTTCCAAGCTGACCGGTGACGGATGGGGCACCGGATTCAACATCGGCCTGCTCTATCAGCCGAGCGAGCAAACCCGTGTCGGGTTGCACTATCGATCCGGCATGGACCATACGCTGAAGGGAAGCGCCGAGGTCTCCGGCCTGCGGGGGCCCTTGGCCGCGGCCAATGGACGCAGCGACACTCGAACCGGCCTCGACCTGCCCGACATTCTGACACTCAGCGTCACGCAAGCCGTGACCTCGCGCTTGACACTGATGGGCGAGGTGCAGTGGTTCGGCTGGGATGCGTTCGACGAGATTCGGGTACGGTTTGCGAGTGGCAGTCCCGATCTGGTCCGTCCCCAAGGCTTCGAGAACACCTACACGGTCGGCCTGGCAGCCGAGTACGCACTCGACCCGCGCTGGACGCTGCGCGGGGGCATCCAGTATGACGAATCTCCGACCACCAATGCATTGCGCAACACTAGCATTCCGGACAGCGATCTGCTGTGGTTCGGGGTCGGTGCAAGCTACAGCGTCTCGAAGCAACTTCGACTGGATGTCGGCTATGCGTACGGTCGATTCGCGCGCGCGGACATCGATCTGACACTGCCCTTCTATGCCGGAACCCCGCTGGAGAGCAGCGTGGAGGTTCGCGGGGAAACGGACAGCCACGTCGACGTGCTGTCCCTTTCGGTGAGCTACGTCTTCGGGGGTTAA